A DNA window from Arachis hypogaea cultivar Tifrunner chromosome 18, arahy.Tifrunner.gnm2.J5K5, whole genome shotgun sequence contains the following coding sequences:
- the LOC112773220 gene encoding probable protein phosphatase 2C 55 isoform X1, with the protein MSGFIRGAFWTFSCLHIICSQEHAIGVADGVGGWADSGVNAGFYSRELMSHSVDAIQEEPKGSIDPARVLEKAHSITKAMGSSTACIIALTDQLNGYVLCQEYATGDFAQI; encoded by the exons ATGTCAGGTTTCATTAGAGGAGCATTTTGGACTTTTTCATG TCTTCATATTATATGTTCACAGGAACATGCAATTGGTGTGGCTGATGGTGTTGGTGGTTGGGCAGATAGTGGTGTTAATGCTGGATTTTACTCTCGTGAACTCATGTCCCATTCGGTAGATGCTATTCAGGAGGAGCCTAAAGGTTCAATTGACCCTGCTAGGGTGCTGGAGAAAGCACACTCAATTACAAAAGCTATGGGTTCCTCTACAGCATGCATCATCGCACTTACTGACCAG TTAAATGGATATGTACTATGCCAAGAATATGCCACTGGAGATTTTGCCCAG ATATAA
- the LOC112773220 gene encoding probable protein phosphatase 2C 55 isoform X2 — MEHAIGVADGVGGWADSGVNAGFYSRELMSHSVDAIQEEPKGSIDPARVLEKAHSITKAMGSSTACIIALTDQLNGYVLCQEYATGDFAQI; from the exons ATG GAACATGCAATTGGTGTGGCTGATGGTGTTGGTGGTTGGGCAGATAGTGGTGTTAATGCTGGATTTTACTCTCGTGAACTCATGTCCCATTCGGTAGATGCTATTCAGGAGGAGCCTAAAGGTTCAATTGACCCTGCTAGGGTGCTGGAGAAAGCACACTCAATTACAAAAGCTATGGGTTCCTCTACAGCATGCATCATCGCACTTACTGACCAG TTAAATGGATATGTACTATGCCAAGAATATGCCACTGGAGATTTTGCCCAG ATATAA